ATCGATCCTGTTACCAATACACCGATTATGATCCTGCGAGAGGTGGACGGCGAGCAGGCCATGCCGATATGGATTGGTCTTCTGGAAGCCACGGCTATAGCCACTGAGCTGGAGAAGATCCAGTTTTCCAGGCCGATGACCCACGACCTCCTTAGAAACATTTTGAAGGAAGTCGGCGCAGGAGTGGTCAAAATTGAAATCATAGATCTGCGCGAAAATACCTTCTACGCTATTATCACGATAATAACAAAGGATAGAGAGTTCCAGCTTGACGCCCGCCCCAGTGATGCCATTGCCCTGGCCTTGCGGACTGATTCGCCGATTTATGTCCATGAAACGGTGATAGATAAGTCGAAACGCATGGAGATGAGCCACAGGGCGGAGGTTGATACTGAAGAGGGAAAGAAGTGGGCTGATATATTGGAACGCCTTTCGCCTGATGACTTTGGCAAATACAAGATGTGAGTGTTTATGATAGATTTTCATACCCATAGCCTTTTTAGTGACGGGGAACTCCTTCCCTCTGAACTGGTGCGGAGGGTGGAATGCCTTGGTTATGAATTTGTGGCTATCAGCGATCATGCCGACAGCTCAAACATCGACCTTATTATCCCCCGTATTACGAAAGTGGCCGCAGATATCAACCGGTATAGCAAGACCAGGCTTATTCCAGGGATAGAATTGACACATATTGCGCCATCCCTAATCCAACCTCTGGCCAAAGAGGCCAGGAAATTGGGGGCAAGAGTGGTTGTAGTCCATGGTGAGACCCTTGTTGAGCCGGTAGCTCCCGGGACCAACCGGGCGGCCCTGGAGTCTCCCATCGATATCCTGGCCCATCCCGGCCTGATTAGCGAAGAGGAGGTAAAGCTGGCCGCCAAGAAAGGGATTTTTCTTGAGATTACCAGCCGCCGGGGGCACTGTCTGACCAATGGCCATGTGGCACGCCTGGCCCTCCAGCATAACGCCCCTCTCTGCGTAAATTCTGACGGACACGGGCCGGGTGACTTCATGTCAGAAACTATGG
The genomic region above belongs to Thermodesulfobacteriota bacterium and contains:
- a CDS encoding bifunctional nuclease family protein, which produces MFKEMKVSGIAIDPVTNTPIMILREVDGEQAMPIWIGLLEATAIATELEKIQFSRPMTHDLLRNILKEVGAGVVKIEIIDLRENTFYAIITIITKDREFQLDARPSDAIALALRTDSPIYVHETVIDKSKRMEMSHRAEVDTEEGKKWADILERLSPDDFGKYKM
- a CDS encoding histidinol phosphate phosphatase domain-containing protein, translating into MIDFHTHSLFSDGELLPSELVRRVECLGYEFVAISDHADSSNIDLIIPRITKVAADINRYSKTRLIPGIELTHIAPSLIQPLAKEARKLGARVVVVHGETLVEPVAPGTNRAALESPIDILAHPGLISEEEVKLAAKKGIFLEITSRRGHCLTNGHVARLALQHNAPLCVNSDGHGPGDFMSETMAEQVALGAGILPKQVEVIRRNMTKLAKSCFAA